Proteins encoded by one window of Rhodamnia argentea isolate NSW1041297 chromosome 6, ASM2092103v1, whole genome shotgun sequence:
- the LOC115734433 gene encoding beta-1,6-galactosyltransferase GALT29A, which translates to MKRPARRLCSVLLLALFAVTLAFRAVLRRGFIGSFELEQYGLARRQVPVFNSSVLRYAEIDGAEEKFRRETQQLLEGKFVGHPQFRRFATRRRFANYEPNGKINMVIQVSLAPRYQRYVQDFRRNLQDWLRHKRFEPDVMNDLIRLVKHPLDRHGGLVVSDRRYASCAVVGNSGILLQSERGELIDSHEMVIRLNNAKIKGFERNVGSKTTISFINSNILHLCARRERCLCHPYGVDVPIVMYICQPVHLLDYTMCNSSHKAPLLVTDPSFDMLCARIVKYYSVRRFAEETGKPLEAWDAAHDKVYFHYSSGMQAIMLALGICNRVSIFGFGKSESAKHHYYTNQKGELTLHDYRAEYDLYHDLVERPQAIPFISDKFKFPPVTIYQ; encoded by the coding sequence ATGAAGCGGCCGGCGCGCCGCCTCTGCAGCGTCCTGCTGCTCGCGCTCTTCGCCGTCACCCTCGCGTTCCGGGCCGTGCTCCGGCGTGGCTTCATCGGTTCCTTCGAGCTCGAGCAGTATGGGCTCGCCCGGCGGCAGGTGCCGGTCTTCAACTCCTCCGTGCTCAGGTACGCGGAGATCGACGGCGCCGAAGAGAAGTTCAGGAGGGAGACCCAGCAGCTGTTGGAAGGGAAGTTCGTCGGTCACCCGCAGTTCAGGAGGTTCGCCACTCGGAGGAGGTTCGCCAACTACGAGCCCAACGGGAAGATTAACATGGTTATCCAGGTATCGCTAGCGCCGAGGTATCAGAGGTATGTGCAGGATTTTAGGAGGAATTTGCAGGATTGGTTGAGGCATAAGCGGTTCGAGCCTGAtgtaatgaatgatttgattagACTAGTGAAGCATCCGCTCGATAGGCACGGTGGTTTGGTGGTCTCGGATAGGAGGTATGCGTCTTGTGCTGTCGTTGGGAATAGTGGGATTTTGCTGCAGAGCGAGCGTGGGGAGTTGATTGATAGCCACGAGATGGTGATTAGGCTGAACAATGCAAAAATCAAGGGCTTCGAGCGCAATGTTGGGTCTAAGACCACCATTTCATTTATAAATAGCAACATTTTGCATCTTTGTGCGCGGAGGGAACGGTGTCTTTGCCACCCCTACGGAGTGGATGTTCCGATCGTCATGTATATTTGCCAACCTGTGCATTTGCTCGATTACACGATGTGTAACTCGTCTCACAAAGCACCTTTGCTCGTCACTGATCCGAGCTTTGACATGTTGTGTGCACGGATCGTTAAGTACTATTCGGTGCGGCGGTTTGCGGAGGAGACAGGGAAACCTCTGGAAGCTTGGGATGCTGCACATGATAAGGTGTATTTCCACTACTCTTCGGGGATGCAAGCCATAATGCTGGCTTTAGGAATTTGCAACAGAGTTAGCATTTTCGGCTTCGGGAAATCGGAGTCGGCCAAGCATCATTACTATACCAATCAAAAGGGCGAGCTGACTTTGCACGATTACCGAGCGGAGTACGATCTCTATCACGATTTGGTTGAGAGGCCTCAAGCAATACCATTTATTTCAGATAAGTTCAAATTTCCTCCCGTGACTATCTATCAGTGA
- the LOC115734562 gene encoding beta-1,6-galactosyltransferase GALT29A-like: MKRPARPLYSILLLTLLAVTLTYRTVLRGGGGVLGSLECEATAKSVPRQVPLPAFNSSVLRYAEIDVSEERFKNETEQLLEGGLASHGRHRTYGTWRRFSHHDPNGRTFQGARETLRSPMFYRYWLDFRRNLGNWARNNRFQPDVMDDLIRLVKHPLDRHNGRPASDRRHASCAVVGNSGILLQSGHGKLIDSHEAVIRLNNARIQDFEHDVGSKTTISFVNSNILHFCARREACFCHPYGAAVPIVMYICQPAHFLDYTMCNSSHKAPLVVTDRRFDLLCTRIAKYYSLRRFADETGRPLEAWDAARDAANFHYSSGMQAVMLAVGICNRVSIFGFGKSELAKHHYHTNQKAELGLHHYEAEYDLYHDLAKHPLAIPFISDKFRFPPVVIYE, translated from the coding sequence ATGAAGCGGCCGGCGCGTCCCCTGTACAGCATTCTTCTCCTCACGCTGCTCGCCGTCACTCTCACCTACCGCACCGTGctccgcggcggcggcggcgttctCGGGTCTTTGGAGTGCGAGGCCACGGCCAAATCGGTGCCGAGGCAAGTGCCGCTGCCGGCCTTCAATTCCTCCGTGCTTCGGTACGCTGAGATCGACGTCTCGGAGGAGCGGTTCAAGAACGAGACGGAGCAGCTCCTGGAAGGCGGCCTTGCTAGCCACGGCCGCCACCGGACCTACGGCACTTGGCGGAGGTTCAGCCACCACGACCCCAACGGGAGGACCTTCCAAGGCGCGCGCGAGACGCTCCGCTCGCCGATGTTCTACCGGTACTGGCTCGATTTCAGGAGGAATCTGGGCAATTGGGCGAGGAACAATCGGTTTCAGCCCGATGTGATGGACGATCTGATTCGGCTAGTGAAGCACCCGCTCGATAGGCACAACGGCCGGCCGGCCTCGGACCGCCGGCATGCCTCCTGCGCGGTGGTAGGCAACAGCGGGATTCTATTGCAGAGCGGTCATGGCAAGCTGATCGACAGCCACGAGGCGGTGATTCGATTGAACAACGCGAGGATCCAGGATTTCGAGCATGACGTCGGGTCGAAGACCACGATCTCCTTCGTGAACAGCAACATCCTGCACTTCTGTGCGCGGCGGGAAGCCTGCTTCTGCCACCCGTACGGCGCGGCCGTCCCGATAGTGATGTACATTTGCCAGCCGGCGCACTTCCTCGACTACACGATGTGCAACTCGTCCCACAAGGCGCCGCTGGTCGTGACCGACCGGCGGTTCGACTTGCTGTGCACGCGGATAGCAAAGTACTACTCGCTGCGGCGGTTCGCGGACGAGACGGGGAGGCCGCTGGAGGCTTGGGACGCCGCGCGCGACGCGGCAAACTTCCACTACTCCTCGGGGATGCAGGCGGTGATGCTGGCCGTGGGGATCTGCAACCGGGTCAGCATATTCGGGTTCGGGAAATCGGAGTTGGCGAAGCACCATTACCACACGAATCAGAAGGCGGAGCTGGGCTTGCACCATTACGAGGCGGAGTATGATCTGTACCACGACTTGGCGAAGCATCCTCTGGCGATCCCGTTCATTTCAGACAAGTTCAGGTTCCCTCCTGTGGTTATTTACGAatga
- the LOC115734331 gene encoding zinc finger protein WIP3, translating to MGFGDYLAIGKEDPCHQPPTFIEWLKPSISTSSPSSSSSSCLTEPVHLTNPTLFPGSPDLLHRQQQQQEQHSLYETIRCLPLLSKLSETKPLKQEEGEGGEVTVVGAVGRERRHEAGEPRAEDVAVGLHIGLPLGSTGCGSGDSLEKSKYGFDEPVIEEGSHKKNLFHGGYSSFNGESRFWIPTPAQILVGPMQFACAICNKTFNRYNNMQMHMWGHGSEYRKGPDSLKGTQPAAMLRLPCYCCAQGCKNNINHPRAKPLKDFRTLQTHYKRKHGTKPFMCRKCGKTFAVKGDWRTHEKNCGKLWYCTCGSDFKHKRSLKDHIRSFGRGHSPHPSLEGFEDEKECVTTGSEDELARS from the exons ATGGGGTTCGGGGACTACCTTGCAATTGGTAAGGAAGATCCATGTCATCAACCTCCAACTTTCATTGAGTGGCTCAAACCATCAATCTCAAcctcctctccttcctcttcctcttcctcttgtCTGACCGAACCCGTTCATCTCACGAATCCCACGCTTTTCCCGGGCTCGCCCGACTTGTTGCACcggcaacagcagcagcaagaACAGCACTCCCTCTACGAGACCATCCGGTGCTTGCCTCTCCTGAGCAAGCTCTCCGAGACAAAGCCACTGAAgcaagaggaaggagaaggaggagaggtCACAGTTGTCGGAGCGGTAGGAAGAGAGAGACGGCATGAAGCTGGAGAGCCGCGAGCAGAGGACGTCGCCGTGGGGTTGCACATTGGGTTGCCGCTCGGCAGCACGGGCTGCGGGTCCGGCGACAGTCTTGAGAAGAGCAAGTATGGCTTCGACGAGCCCGTGATCGAGGAAGGGTCTCACAAGAAGAACCTGTTCCATGGCGGCTACTCCAGCTTCAATGGGGAGAGCAGGTTTTGGATCCCAACGCCAGCTCAGATTCTCGTGGGGCCCATGCAGTTCGCTTGCGCCATCTGCAACAAGACCTTCAATAGGTACAACAACATGCAG ATGCATATGTGGGGACACGGATCGGAGTATCGAAAGGGCCCGGACTCACTGAAGGGCACACAACCGGCAGCGATGCTGAGGCTGCCGTGCTACTGCTGTGCGCAAGGCTGCAAGAACAACATCAACCACCCGAGAGCCAAGCCGCTCAAAGATTTCAGGACCCTCCAAACCCACTACAAGCGGAAGCATGGCACCAAGCCGTTCATGTGCCGCAAGTGCGGGAAGACCTTCGCGGTCAAAGGCGATTGGCGGACCCATGAGAAGAACTGTGGGAAATTATGGTACTGCACCTGCGGTTCCGACTTCAAGCACAAGAGATCGCTCAAAGACCACATCAGGTCATTTGGAAGGGGTCACTCTCCGCACCCTTCTCTCGAGGGTTTCGAGGATGAGAAGGAGTGTGTCACTACCGGATCCGAGGACGAACTTGCTCGTTCGTGA